A single window of Thalassoroseus pseudoceratinae DNA harbors:
- the tadA gene encoding tRNA adenosine(34) deaminase TadA, whose protein sequence is MNDFQLNPLNPHERWMRAAMDQAQIAFEQDEVPVGAVIVHSDRVIGEGYNQRETLCDPTAHAEMIALTQAAEELGSWRLEDCTLYVTLEPCPMCAGAILQSRVPRVVYGTGDPKAGACDSLFKLLSDSRLNHQSAILSGVLQHECAEILRAFFRQQRALGKK, encoded by the coding sequence ATGAACGACTTTCAACTCAACCCCCTCAATCCCCACGAGCGATGGATGAGGGCGGCGATGGATCAAGCACAGATTGCCTTCGAGCAGGACGAAGTTCCGGTGGGAGCTGTCATCGTTCATTCGGATCGCGTGATCGGTGAAGGCTACAATCAACGTGAAACGCTGTGCGACCCAACGGCCCACGCCGAGATGATCGCACTCACGCAGGCGGCTGAAGAACTTGGATCTTGGCGACTCGAAGATTGCACGCTCTACGTCACTTTGGAACCATGTCCGATGTGTGCGGGTGCGATCTTGCAATCCCGTGTGCCCCGTGTCGTTTACGGGACAGGCGACCCAAAGGCCGGCGCGTGCGACTCACTTTTCAAGCTGTTGAGTGACTCGCGGCTCAATCATCAGTCGGCAATTCTCAGCGGGGTGCTACAACATGAATGTGCCGAGATTCTCAGGGCGTTCTTCCGGCAACAGCGGGCACTGGGGAAGAAGTAA
- a CDS encoding sigma-70 family RNA polymerase sigma factor, with product MTKTTQQLDPAETKAEQERLNREIESRKVSYIDSPDFRKRNADAKILGEREQADSPKRRRNKRPDNIPAYFASLYETPLLTADEEADLFRRFNYLKYRAEKLRIGLVSKGYDADVIWQIDSLMASAHEVWNELVQANLRLVVSIARRFVDNAHTFDDLVSDGQVALMNAIEKFDYTRGFRFSTYATHAIQRTYYRRIKKKQRESVRLLHASTDLMEEMPDDSDSVEEEHADMTQIRNLHALISSELDEREQLILCARYGLGDEMESATLRAIGQRLGISKERVRQIQIRAIEKLQEQFHSTGNTVTA from the coding sequence ATGACCAAAACCACGCAACAACTCGACCCAGCGGAAACAAAAGCCGAACAAGAACGACTAAACCGCGAGATTGAGTCCCGAAAGGTCAGCTATATTGACAGTCCTGACTTCCGGAAGCGGAATGCCGATGCCAAAATTCTTGGCGAGCGTGAGCAGGCCGACTCTCCGAAGAGGCGTCGCAACAAACGTCCGGACAATATCCCGGCGTACTTTGCGTCGCTCTATGAGACACCGTTGCTGACGGCCGATGAAGAAGCCGATCTTTTTCGGCGGTTTAACTACCTGAAATATCGAGCGGAGAAACTGCGAATCGGTTTGGTTTCCAAGGGGTACGATGCCGACGTCATTTGGCAGATCGACTCTTTGATGGCGTCCGCTCACGAAGTTTGGAACGAGCTGGTTCAAGCGAATCTTCGTTTGGTGGTGTCGATCGCGCGTCGATTCGTCGACAACGCACACACGTTCGACGATTTGGTTTCGGACGGGCAAGTTGCCTTAATGAATGCGATCGAAAAGTTTGACTACACACGCGGGTTCCGCTTCAGCACATACGCCACCCATGCGATTCAGCGGACCTACTACCGACGAATCAAAAAGAAGCAACGCGAAAGCGTTCGATTGTTACACGCTTCAACCGACTTGATGGAGGAGATGCCCGACGATTCGGACTCAGTCGAGGAAGAACACGCCGACATGACGCAAATTCGAAATCTGCATGCCCTGATTAGCAGCGAACTCGATGAGCGTGAACAACTCATTCTGTGTGCACGATACGGTCTGGGTGATGAAATGGAGTCGGCGACACTGCGAGCGATCGGCCAACGCTTGGGGATTAGCAAAGAGCGAGTTCGGCAAATCCAGATTCGGGCGATCGAGAAACTCCAAGAACAATTCCATTCAACAGGCAATACCGTGACGGCGTAA
- a CDS encoding AraC family transcriptional regulator, whose protein sequence is MDSIQHFLNELEPPFTGEALFDCLSDVVFFIKDACGRYIVVNQTVVDRCGFRSKDDLIGRTASQVFRAPLGESYETQDRVVLQSGRPLTMQLELHIYPARDVGWCLTNKMPLRRKDGDIAGLVGISQDLRLPDSSIDEYKGIATAIRYAENNLASPPSVQDLAEVAGMSRYQLDRRIRRVFGLTAGQWLMKLRIDHAQQSLQETDISISQIALEAGYTDQSAFTRQFRQATGLSPREFRQAFHRRSIAPMRVEESPQ, encoded by the coding sequence ATGGACTCGATTCAGCACTTTCTGAATGAACTAGAACCACCTTTTACTGGTGAGGCACTGTTCGACTGCCTTTCGGATGTGGTGTTCTTCATCAAGGATGCATGTGGACGATACATCGTTGTGAACCAAACTGTTGTCGACCGTTGTGGTTTCCGTTCCAAGGATGATCTAATTGGGCGGACGGCTAGCCAAGTGTTCCGGGCACCGTTAGGGGAAAGCTACGAAACGCAGGACCGTGTTGTGCTACAGTCGGGGCGGCCACTTACGATGCAACTGGAGCTTCACATCTACCCAGCACGAGACGTCGGATGGTGCTTAACCAACAAAATGCCATTGCGTCGCAAAGACGGCGACATCGCCGGGCTCGTTGGAATTTCACAAGACCTACGACTGCCCGATTCCTCGATTGATGAGTACAAGGGGATCGCAACGGCGATCCGTTATGCGGAGAACAACCTCGCTTCACCCCCCAGCGTACAAGACTTGGCGGAGGTTGCCGGTATGTCACGCTATCAGTTGGATCGTCGAATTCGTCGCGTTTTTGGTTTGACGGCTGGTCAATGGTTGATGAAACTTCGAATCGATCATGCGCAGCAATCGCTTCAAGAAACCGACATCAGCATTTCTCAAATCGCGTTGGAAGCTGGCTACACCGACCAGAGTGCGTTTACACGTCAATTTCGTCAGGCCACTGGTCTCTCACCCCGTGAGTTCCGGCAGGCTTTTCATCGCAGATCAATAGCCCCAATGAGAGTCGAAGAATCTCCGCAATGA
- a CDS encoding proline racemase family protein, which yields MHYIDSHTAGEPTRVIIDGGPALGSGTINERLARLRTNHDDFRQTVINEPRGSDALVGALLCEPDDPSCEAGVIFFNNAGYLGMCGHGAIGVAVTLGYLDRIGLGKFRLQTPVGVIEVDRRTEHQIAIENVRSYRYKKAVVVDVDGHGPIEGDIAWGGNWFFLCKEIGIEIAQTNIRKLTDLAGLVRRSLRAQDITGEGGQEIDHIEFFGPAENANAHSRNFVYCPGGAYDRSPCGTGTSAKVACLATEGVLSPGEEWVQESVIGSVFQVSYQRCETDGVIPTVVGEAYICGKGELIQQDGDLFRNGIPSEACV from the coding sequence ATGCACTATATTGACTCCCATACGGCCGGCGAGCCAACGCGGGTGATTATTGATGGTGGTCCCGCACTCGGTTCGGGAACCATCAACGAACGGCTCGCCCGATTGCGTACGAATCACGATGACTTTCGCCAAACCGTCATCAATGAGCCGCGTGGTTCCGATGCACTTGTGGGAGCGTTGCTTTGTGAACCTGATGATCCAAGTTGTGAAGCTGGTGTCATCTTCTTTAATAACGCGGGCTATCTTGGAATGTGTGGTCACGGTGCGATTGGCGTGGCGGTGACTCTGGGATACCTCGACCGAATCGGGCTGGGCAAGTTTCGGTTGCAAACACCGGTCGGCGTGATTGAAGTCGACCGAAGAACGGAACACCAAATCGCAATCGAAAATGTTCGTAGCTATCGTTACAAGAAAGCTGTTGTTGTCGATGTCGACGGGCACGGGCCGATTGAAGGTGACATTGCATGGGGCGGCAACTGGTTTTTTCTATGTAAAGAGATCGGTATCGAGATTGCACAAACAAACATCCGAAAACTAACAGACCTTGCAGGCTTGGTTCGTCGTTCACTGCGTGCCCAAGACATCACCGGCGAGGGCGGGCAGGAAATCGACCATATCGAGTTTTTCGGCCCTGCGGAAAACGCAAACGCTCATAGCCGTAACTTTGTCTACTGCCCGGGCGGAGCATATGACCGTTCGCCATGCGGCACGGGCACAAGTGCCAAAGTTGCATGTCTCGCCACTGAGGGAGTTCTCAGCCCCGGCGAAGAATGGGTCCAAGAAAGTGTGATCGGAAGCGTGTTTCAGGTCTCTTATCAACGATGTGAAACTGACGGAGTGATTCCAACTGTTGTTGGCGAGGCATACATCTGTGGCAAGGGTGAGCTAATTCAGCAGGACGGCGACCTATTTCGGAATGGAATTCCCTCGGAGGCGTGCGTATGA
- a CDS encoding glucose-6-phosphate isomerase — MLRYDASDALKVLSEDQVRDAQNQLLEKRTEVFRDAELWAEKGQQAEAETGKSPLDAGFLMWPKNQLDEYEANGNGSLVGQIQQAAAAIQAEADRFVVLGIGGSYMGARAMFESLCVPYHNELPSSARQDGGTTIPRIYFEGNNLDNDTTSGLLDLLKATCQDSSDRDQRWALSVISKSGGTLETAVAFRLFRQALENYYGADSEESRKFVIPITGESGKLRNLSNERGYPTIFPIPDGIGGRFSVLTAVGLVPAAVMGIDLVELLRGAADITEQFRTADANENPVLDYTAVCHVAEKQGLLTRVLSTWGARLESVGLWYDQLLAESLGKEDRGALPLTVVNTRDLHSRGQQHQEGTPDKLFTNLIVEEPSSESLALPEASRNEDDLNQHAGKTMPRFLRAAIEGTNQAYREVKRPTADLILPKLDAYHLGQTFQMLMLATVLEGQLIDINPYGQPGVEAYKKFMKENLQGE, encoded by the coding sequence ATGCTCCGTTACGATGCATCTGATGCACTCAAGGTGTTGTCGGAAGATCAAGTCCGTGATGCTCAAAATCAGCTTCTTGAGAAACGGACGGAAGTGTTCCGCGATGCAGAGTTGTGGGCGGAGAAAGGTCAGCAAGCCGAGGCGGAAACCGGTAAGTCGCCACTCGACGCCGGTTTCCTGATGTGGCCGAAGAATCAGCTCGATGAATACGAAGCGAACGGGAACGGTTCGCTCGTGGGCCAAATTCAGCAGGCCGCCGCGGCGATTCAAGCGGAAGCCGATCGGTTTGTTGTTTTGGGAATCGGCGGATCGTACATGGGAGCGCGGGCGATGTTCGAATCGCTTTGCGTGCCGTACCACAACGAGTTGCCCAGTTCCGCCCGTCAGGATGGCGGAACGACGATTCCACGGATCTATTTCGAGGGCAACAATCTCGATAACGATACGACATCCGGGTTGCTCGACCTGTTGAAGGCGACCTGTCAGGATTCGTCGGATCGCGACCAACGATGGGCGTTGTCCGTGATCAGCAAATCCGGCGGGACGCTCGAAACCGCAGTGGCATTCCGCTTGTTCCGTCAAGCACTCGAAAACTATTACGGAGCAGATTCCGAGGAGAGTCGGAAGTTTGTCATTCCGATCACTGGCGAGTCCGGCAAGCTGCGGAACCTTTCCAACGAGCGTGGCTATCCGACGATTTTCCCTATTCCGGATGGCATCGGTGGGCGTTTCTCCGTGTTGACGGCAGTCGGCCTGGTTCCGGCGGCAGTCATGGGAATTGACTTGGTCGAACTGCTTCGCGGGGCGGCCGACATCACGGAACAATTCCGCACGGCGGACGCGAACGAAAATCCCGTCTTGGATTATACGGCGGTCTGTCACGTTGCGGAAAAACAAGGGCTGCTCACGCGGGTGTTGTCCACGTGGGGTGCACGGTTGGAGTCGGTCGGATTGTGGTACGATCAGTTGCTGGCGGAGAGTCTTGGGAAGGAAGATCGAGGGGCATTGCCACTCACGGTGGTCAACACGCGAGACCTGCACAGTCGTGGGCAACAGCATCAAGAAGGGACTCCCGACAAGCTGTTCACGAATCTGATCGTCGAAGAGCCAAGTTCGGAGTCGCTAGCACTTCCAGAGGCGTCGCGGAACGAGGACGACCTCAATCAGCACGCCGGAAAAACGATGCCTCGGTTCCTGCGGGCTGCGATCGAGGGCACGAATCAGGCATACCGCGAGGTCAAGCGACCGACGGCCGATTTGATTCTGCCGAAATTGGATGCCTACCACCTTGGGCAAACATTCCAAATGCTGATGCTTGCGACGGTGCTCGAAGGGCAACTCATCGACATCAACCCGTACGGACAACCGGGGGTCGAGGCGTACAAAAAGTTCATGAAAGAGAATCTGCAAGGCGAATAA
- a CDS encoding helix-turn-helix domain-containing protein, with amino-acid sequence MSQPVRENLTPRQVAQAIGVSESSLKRWCDRGVIETVRTAGGHRRLPRSAVLSFIRENGHELADPQVLGLPKNGGQGTRVATSARGDFMNALVAGQEEYARQVIWDLYLGGHSLVQIFDDVIAPAMSDIGKQWDCGDVAVYQERLGVQIVLRILHEFRQSLPPVDTGNLAIGGTAEGDQYVLPTTMVELTLRTRGLRACSLGTSLPFESLCDAIKTHDPVLFWLSVSHIADEAAFLKGFQLIANETRERKIPLVVGGAAMCTDLRSKLPFAIYCDSMQQLTEYLETHPPKPWT; translated from the coding sequence ATGAGTCAACCAGTCCGCGAGAATCTGACACCCCGGCAAGTCGCACAGGCGATCGGCGTGAGCGAATCGTCCTTGAAACGGTGGTGTGACCGGGGCGTCATTGAGACGGTTCGCACTGCTGGCGGACACCGTCGGCTTCCACGGTCTGCTGTGTTGTCGTTCATTCGTGAGAATGGACACGAACTGGCCGACCCGCAGGTGCTGGGTTTGCCGAAGAACGGCGGCCAAGGTACCCGTGTTGCCACTTCAGCACGCGGCGATTTCATGAACGCCCTGGTTGCCGGTCAAGAAGAGTACGCTCGACAGGTTATTTGGGACCTGTATCTCGGCGGCCATTCACTTGTGCAAATCTTCGATGATGTCATTGCACCAGCAATGAGCGACATCGGGAAACAGTGGGATTGCGGAGATGTGGCGGTCTATCAGGAGCGACTGGGCGTTCAGATTGTTCTACGAATTCTTCATGAGTTCCGCCAAAGTTTGCCACCCGTTGACACCGGGAATCTTGCGATCGGAGGTACAGCCGAAGGCGATCAGTACGTTCTCCCGACCACCATGGTTGAGTTAACGCTCCGCACGCGTGGACTACGAGCGTGCTCATTGGGGACGTCGTTGCCATTCGAGAGCTTGTGCGATGCAATCAAGACGCACGATCCGGTGCTATTCTGGCTGAGTGTTTCACACATTGCCGACGAAGCGGCATTCCTGAAGGGGTTTCAGCTCATCGCCAATGAGACACGCGAACGCAAGATCCCCCTCGTCGTTGGCGGTGCCGCCATGTGTACGGACCTTCGCAGCAAATTACCTTTTGCGATTTACTGTGATTCGATGCAACAACTCACGGAATACCTCGAAACGCATCCGCCGAAGCCTTGGACGTGA
- a CDS encoding NAD(P)/FAD-dependent oxidoreductase has product MSHPANGDTAIVVGGGIIGIACAHYLSEAGLQVTVLDRGKIAGACSHANCGFICPSHVLPLTEPGAIKVAFKSLFNRKAPFRVKPQLNPAFWNWMWQFARRCHHRQMLESGRHLKAILDASMSEYRRLVVEEEFDCDWQERGLLYVLETEHGMQEFAKTDQILSNEFGVPAQRIDSEELKTFEPALKTGLAGAFHYPHDTSLRPDLLASQWSERLRKRGVKFQENCPVHGVGSNNSLVNHLATSTGELKADYYVFATGAWSRRLSRELKCSIPVQPGKGYSVTMTPPNPSPAHPMLFPEHKVGVTPFADRYRIGSMMEFVGYDTSIPERRISQLQSSAASYLNTPTSNDVYETWYGFRPMTWDSLPIIGRVPKLQNVYLATGHNMLGMSLATATGRIISELVTRQTPHIDPAPFSPSRFN; this is encoded by the coding sequence ATGAGTCATCCCGCAAATGGTGACACAGCGATCGTTGTTGGTGGCGGGATCATCGGAATTGCATGTGCCCATTATCTCTCCGAGGCCGGTCTTCAAGTCACAGTCCTTGATCGTGGCAAAATCGCGGGGGCTTGTTCTCATGCGAACTGTGGTTTTATTTGTCCTAGTCATGTTCTACCGCTGACTGAACCAGGGGCCATCAAAGTTGCTTTCAAGTCCTTGTTCAATCGTAAAGCCCCGTTTCGAGTCAAACCGCAATTGAATCCAGCATTCTGGAACTGGATGTGGCAGTTTGCGAGACGTTGTCACCATCGGCAAATGCTAGAATCCGGACGACATTTGAAAGCAATTCTCGATGCCTCGATGTCTGAGTACCGGCGGCTTGTTGTTGAGGAGGAATTTGATTGTGACTGGCAAGAGCGGGGGTTGCTCTACGTCCTTGAAACAGAACATGGCATGCAGGAGTTCGCGAAGACAGACCAAATTCTAAGCAACGAGTTCGGCGTGCCAGCTCAACGGATAGATTCCGAGGAATTGAAGACGTTTGAACCAGCACTCAAAACCGGCCTGGCGGGAGCGTTTCACTATCCTCACGATACGTCACTAAGGCCGGACTTACTAGCATCGCAATGGTCAGAACGTCTCCGCAAGCGGGGCGTGAAATTCCAAGAGAATTGCCCAGTTCATGGTGTCGGCTCGAACAACAGTCTCGTGAATCACCTGGCAACATCAACCGGGGAATTGAAAGCCGACTACTATGTTTTTGCCACCGGAGCTTGGAGTCGTCGCCTTTCACGGGAACTAAAGTGTTCGATTCCTGTTCAACCCGGCAAAGGGTATTCAGTCACGATGACGCCCCCGAACCCATCACCGGCACATCCGATGCTTTTTCCGGAACACAAAGTCGGAGTCACGCCATTTGCAGATCGGTATCGGATTGGTTCGATGATGGAGTTTGTTGGTTACGACACATCAATCCCGGAACGCCGCATCTCTCAACTCCAGTCTTCAGCCGCATCCTATTTGAACACGCCAACATCAAATGACGTCTACGAAACTTGGTATGGGTTTCGCCCAATGACTTGGGACAGTCTGCCAATCATCGGACGGGTACCGAAGCTGCAAAATGTCTACCTGGCAACAGGACATAACATGCTCGGCATGAGTCTCGCAACGGCAACGGGGCGTATTATTTCTGAGCTTGTCACTCGTCAAACGCCTCACATTGATCCAGCACCGTTCTCGCCATCACGTTTCAACTAG
- a CDS encoding dihydrodipicolinate synthase family protein: MTHSAQVFRGCIPAMMTPCHADGTVNYDALVRTGKDLIETGMTAVVYCGSMGDWPLLTDEQRMEGVRRLVDAGVPVVVGTGAQNTRLAANHAAHAREVGAAGLMVIPRVLSRGTSPTAQRAHFSEVLSAGGDLPSVIYNSPYYGFETKADLFFALRREHRNLVGFKEFGGADALSYAAENITSGNPDIVLMAGVDTQVYHGFVNCGAAGAITGVGNALPQEVLRLIELCEQAASGDVQARQLAFELDQALKVLSTFDEGPDLVLYYKYLMVLEGHTVYEHQINSFDGLTDPQREFIQSQWKLFRSWWSTWSDAN; the protein is encoded by the coding sequence ATGACACACTCTGCTCAAGTATTCCGCGGTTGCATCCCCGCAATGATGACTCCCTGCCATGCCGACGGGACAGTCAACTATGACGCCTTGGTTCGGACAGGCAAAGATCTGATTGAGACCGGTATGACGGCCGTGGTCTATTGCGGCTCGATGGGGGACTGGCCGTTGCTCACCGATGAACAGCGAATGGAGGGAGTGCGGCGGCTTGTTGATGCGGGCGTACCGGTCGTGGTTGGGACGGGGGCTCAAAATACGCGGTTGGCGGCGAATCATGCAGCCCATGCAAGGGAAGTTGGTGCGGCGGGTTTGATGGTCATTCCTCGGGTGTTGTCGCGTGGAACATCGCCAACGGCCCAGCGAGCACACTTTTCGGAGGTTCTGTCCGCAGGCGGTGACTTGCCGAGCGTGATTTATAACAGCCCGTATTACGGATTCGAAACCAAGGCGGATCTCTTCTTCGCTTTGCGTCGCGAGCATAGGAATCTTGTCGGGTTCAAAGAATTTGGAGGAGCCGACGCACTCAGCTACGCCGCCGAGAATATCACAAGCGGCAATCCGGATATCGTTTTGATGGCGGGAGTGGATACGCAAGTTTACCATGGGTTCGTCAACTGCGGAGCAGCCGGGGCGATTACCGGTGTCGGCAACGCACTACCTCAGGAAGTGTTGCGACTCATCGAACTCTGTGAGCAAGCAGCTAGCGGAGATGTGCAAGCACGCCAACTAGCATTCGAACTCGATCAAGCATTGAAGGTCTTGTCAACATTCGATGAGGGCCCCGATCTCGTGCTCTACTATAAGTACTTGATGGTGCTTGAGGGACATACAGTGTATGAACATCAGATCAACTCGTTCGATGGTCTCACAGATCCGCAGCGTGAGTTTATTCAATCCCAATGGAAGCTGTTTCGAAGCTGGTGGTCGACCTGGTCGGACGCAAACTAA
- a CDS encoding sulfatase-like hydrolase/transferase: MNHILMVFNACILIGYVCIVEASLFAADSIRRPNVLFIAMDDLNDWIGVLGGHPQSLTPNLDRLARDSVLFENAHCSAPACNPSRTAIFTGRSPHRTGVYSNLQGMRDVLPDATLIPKVFSRHSYHSAGSGKLLHYFIDAPSWDEYFPAASTENPFPRTLQPKSRPVSLPRGGPWQYVETDWGPLDATDAEAGGDFLVAKWVSEQLRKPHTEKPFFLACGIYRPHEPWFVPKKYFQPFPLNSIQLPPGYRVDDLTDVPPTGQRHARNRYFEHILKHKQWRNAIQGYLASIHYADAMLGTVLDTLHASPHASNTIVVLWSDHGWHLGEKEHWQKYTAWRACTRVPLMIRVPNGVPGLPKGTTPARCQQPVNLLSLAPTLLELCGLPAERVHDGPSLVPLLENPKADWSHVSITYLHERGSYGLSAKRYRLIHYANGDEELYDIESDPYEWKNLGNDPRYDSQRNRLRQLAPTNFAVAPKPTIDALQKLAWHPLKPGKLAPVSRPDGNRFDVVFINRSERTVSLWWMNRAGEPKPYGKIEVGKQLRQKTRPGAVWMIRDDNGKNLGYYRVGDRTAKAIIP; the protein is encoded by the coding sequence ATGAACCATATCCTGATGGTCTTCAACGCTTGTATTCTGATTGGCTATGTCTGCATTGTTGAAGCGAGTTTGTTCGCTGCCGATTCGATTCGCCGTCCCAATGTCTTGTTTATTGCGATGGACGACTTGAATGACTGGATTGGCGTGCTGGGAGGACATCCGCAATCATTGACGCCTAACCTAGATCGGCTTGCTCGTGACAGCGTTCTTTTTGAAAATGCCCATTGCTCTGCTCCAGCTTGTAATCCGTCACGGACAGCGATTTTTACCGGCCGATCCCCACATCGAACTGGTGTTTATAGCAACTTGCAAGGAATGCGAGATGTTCTTCCGGATGCAACATTGATCCCCAAGGTGTTCTCGCGGCACAGCTATCATTCGGCAGGTTCGGGCAAGTTGTTGCATTATTTTATTGATGCTCCGTCTTGGGACGAGTACTTCCCGGCAGCTAGCACCGAAAATCCATTTCCCCGTACACTTCAGCCGAAATCGCGTCCGGTCAGTCTGCCGCGTGGCGGCCCATGGCAATACGTCGAAACAGATTGGGGACCGCTCGACGCAACTGATGCCGAAGCCGGTGGCGATTTCCTGGTAGCCAAATGGGTGTCTGAGCAACTTCGCAAGCCGCACACTGAGAAGCCGTTCTTCCTTGCATGTGGAATCTATCGTCCGCACGAACCGTGGTTTGTGCCCAAGAAATACTTTCAACCATTTCCATTAAATTCGATTCAACTACCGCCGGGTTACCGGGTCGACGACCTTACGGATGTGCCGCCAACAGGCCAACGTCACGCCCGCAATCGGTATTTTGAGCACATCTTGAAACACAAGCAGTGGAGGAATGCGATTCAAGGCTACTTAGCGTCGATCCATTATGCCGACGCCATGTTAGGAACCGTGCTTGATACACTTCATGCGAGCCCACACGCGAGCAACACGATCGTCGTGCTTTGGTCAGATCATGGCTGGCATCTTGGCGAGAAAGAGCATTGGCAGAAGTACACAGCATGGCGAGCCTGCACTCGTGTCCCGCTGATGATCCGCGTACCGAACGGTGTACCGGGATTGCCGAAAGGGACCACGCCTGCTCGATGTCAGCAGCCGGTCAACTTGCTTAGCCTGGCACCGACATTGCTTGAACTATGCGGTCTTCCCGCGGAGCGTGTCCATGATGGCCCGAGTTTGGTGCCGCTGCTTGAGAATCCTAAGGCCGATTGGTCACACGTCTCAATAACCTACTTGCACGAACGTGGCAGCTACGGACTGAGTGCCAAACGCTATCGCCTCATCCACTATGCTAATGGTGACGAGGAACTGTACGATATCGAGAGCGATCCTTATGAGTGGAAGAATTTGGGAAATGACCCGCGTTACGACAGTCAACGAAATCGACTTCGCCAACTTGCACCAACAAACTTTGCGGTTGCTCCGAAACCAACGATTGATGCACTGCAAAAACTCGCTTGGCATCCGCTGAAGCCGGGCAAACTTGCCCCGGTTTCTCGGCCAGACGGAAACCGCTTTGATGTCGTTTTCATTAATCGGTCGGAGCGAACGGTGTCTTTGTGGTGGATGAATCGTGCCGGCGAACCGAAACCATACGGTAAAATTGAAGTCGGCAAGCAACTTCGCCAGAAGACACGCCCTGGTGCGGTTTGGATGATTCGTGACGATAACGGGAAAAACTTGGGTTACTACCGCGTCGGCGATCGGACGGCGAAAGCCATTATCCCGTAG